The following are encoded in a window of Thermoanaerobacter ethanolicus JW 200 genomic DNA:
- the fliP gene encoding flagellar type III secretion system pore protein FliP (The bacterial flagellar biogenesis protein FliP forms a type III secretion system (T3SS)-type pore required for flagellar assembly.), producing the protein MNLGDWVSSVTAPSNIATSLQIVLLLTVLTLAPSILIMMTSFTRIVVVLSFLRNALGLQQMPPNQVLIGLALFLTLYIMAPVGQDINNNAIKPYTEGKITQEEAYQNAIKPLKNFMLKQTRQSDLNLFVSLAKIKVNNAEDLPMRVVIPSFIISELKTAFEIGFIIYIPFLIIDIVVASVLMSMGMFMLPPVLISLPFKVLLFILVDGWNLVVKSLILGFR; encoded by the coding sequence ATGAATTTAGGAGATTGGGTTTCATCGGTAACAGCTCCTTCAAATATAGCTACAAGCCTACAAATAGTTCTTCTGCTGACAGTTTTGACTTTGGCACCTTCTATTTTGATAATGATGACTTCATTTACTCGCATAGTAGTTGTGCTGTCTTTTTTGAGAAACGCGTTAGGACTTCAACAAATGCCTCCTAATCAAGTGCTAATTGGTTTGGCGCTGTTTCTCACTCTGTATATAATGGCTCCTGTGGGGCAAGATATCAACAATAATGCTATTAAACCTTATACTGAAGGAAAAATAACTCAAGAGGAAGCGTATCAAAATGCTATCAAACCATTGAAAAATTTTATGTTGAAGCAAACAAGGCAAAGTGATTTAAATCTTTTTGTAAGTTTAGCTAAAATTAAAGTAAATAATGCAGAAGACCTTCCCATGAGAGTGGTCATTCCTTCTTTTATCATCAGTGAATTAAAAACTGCTTTTGAAATTGGCTTTATAATTTACATTCCCTTTTTGATAATTGATATAGTAGTCGCCAGTGTTTTAATGTCAATGGGTATGTTTATGTTGCCACCTGTTTTGATATCTCTTCCTTTTAAAGTATTACTTTTTATTTTGGTGGATGGATGGAACCTGGTTGTAAAATCTTTGATTTTAGGTTTTAGATAG
- the flgF gene encoding flagellar basal-body rod protein FlgF: protein MLRSMYSAVSGLKAHQARMDVIGNNIANVNTVGYKASRMTFKEIFSQTIKGASAPQGNGGGTNPQQIGLGVAIASIDTLFTRGGAQRTDNPTDLSIDGNGFFIVSNGGANLYTRAGNFSFDSNGDLVTPDGYKVLGWMSTDGKTVNTDTGNLVPISLKNWSSIDPVATTQLEIGGNLNASTAIDADISYNIVVYDSQGGSHVATITFTRKGANSWDWKVSSSDPAISSIDGTGTLTFDSEGKIAPDQSGNRIATGTLTFNMDSNMTNATIGPVSLDLSKLTMFSSETDLRELSKNGNEAGSLESINIDKYGVVSGIYSNGRRQIIGQIAIADFQNPMGLEKIGNTMFINTVNSGEPMIGAAGTGTRGSINPGTLEMSNVDLSNEFADMIVTQRGFQANAKVITVSDEILQDLVNMKR from the coding sequence ATGTTAAGGTCAATGTATTCTGCAGTTTCAGGGTTGAAAGCTCATCAAGCAAGGATGGATGTAATAGGAAATAACATAGCAAATGTCAACACTGTTGGATATAAAGCCAGCAGAATGACTTTTAAAGAAATATTTAGTCAGACGATAAAAGGGGCTTCTGCGCCTCAAGGAAATGGCGGTGGAACTAATCCTCAACAGATTGGTCTGGGAGTAGCTATAGCTTCAATTGATACGTTGTTTACAAGAGGCGGTGCTCAAAGAACAGATAATCCTACAGACCTTTCAATTGATGGAAATGGATTTTTCATTGTCTCCAATGGAGGAGCAAATTTGTACACAAGGGCAGGAAACTTTAGCTTTGACTCTAATGGAGATTTAGTGACACCTGATGGATATAAAGTTTTGGGTTGGATGTCAACAGATGGGAAAACAGTAAACACTGATACAGGAAATTTAGTGCCAATAAGCCTTAAAAATTGGTCAAGCATAGACCCGGTAGCGACTACACAATTAGAAATAGGAGGAAATCTAAATGCTTCAACAGCAATAGATGCAGATATAAGCTATAATATCGTTGTATATGATTCTCAAGGAGGAAGTCATGTAGCTACAATTACTTTTACTAGAAAAGGGGCAAATTCATGGGATTGGAAAGTATCCTCTTCTGATCCAGCAATTTCATCTATCGATGGTACAGGTACTCTTACTTTTGATTCTGAGGGGAAAATTGCGCCAGATCAAAGTGGAAATAGAATTGCAACTGGTACCCTGACTTTTAATATGGATAGTAATATGACAAACGCAACTATTGGTCCTGTTTCACTTGACCTTTCAAAACTTACTATGTTCTCAAGTGAGACCGATTTGAGAGAACTTAGTAAAAATGGAAATGAAGCGGGTTCTTTGGAGAGCATTAACATAGACAAATATGGAGTTGTATCAGGTATATATTCCAATGGTCGCCGACAGATAATTGGGCAAATTGCTATTGCAGATTTTCAAAACCCCATGGGATTAGAGAAGATAGGAAATACCATGTTTATTAATACAGTAAACTCAGGAGAACCAATGATAGGAGCAGCTGGTACAGGTACAAGGGGCTCTATAAATCCTGGAACCTTAGAGATGTCTAATGTAGATTTGTCTAATGAATTTGCAGATATGATTGTAACTCAAAGAGGTTTTCAAGCTAATGCGAAAGTTATAACTGTCTCTGATGAAATATTGCAAGACCTTGTTAATATGAAGAGATAA
- the fliJ gene encoding flagellar export protein FliJ — MKKFEFNLQPVLNLKEQSEKIEKERLSKIMAEINLQKEKLHNLTKHLNEVLEERKDEISKGTTALKIAESDAYVRKIQQMIEDKRNLIKKLEKDADLVRENLLKISKEKKALENLREKQFTEYQYLLNLEQNKVIDEQISFRVAKSY, encoded by the coding sequence ATGAAAAAATTTGAATTTAATTTGCAGCCGGTATTAAATTTAAAAGAACAGTCAGAGAAGATAGAAAAAGAGAGATTGTCTAAAATTATGGCAGAAATAAATTTACAAAAAGAAAAATTACATAATCTGACTAAGCATCTCAATGAGGTTTTAGAAGAGAGAAAAGATGAAATAAGTAAAGGGACTACAGCTCTTAAAATAGCCGAGTCTGATGCTTATGTAAGAAAAATACAACAGATGATTGAAGACAAGAGAAATCTTATAAAAAAATTAGAAAAAGATGCTGACTTAGTAAGAGAAAATCTTTTAAAGATTTCTAAAGAAAAAAAGGCATTGGAGAATTTAAGAGAAAAGCAATTCACTGAATATCAATATCTATTGAACTTAGAGCAAAATAAGGTGATAGATGAGCAGATAAGTTTTAGAGTAGCTAAATCCTATTAG
- the fliM gene encoding flagellar motor switch protein FliM has product MAEILSQSEIDELLKAFSSGGLDVQEIEKAEETKSKKIRNYDFRRPNKFSKEQLRTLQMIFENLSRSLTSFLSGYLRTIVNVTVVSVDQLTYYEFSNSLNNPVFIAIIDAAPLEGPFLLEFNNNTTYAILDRILGGMGKGELLDRDYTEIEISLLTKIVKQILPLFKEPWSNILDINPSLIRVETNSQFAQIISPNETVALCTLSIKINETEGIMNFCMPHLTLEPIVPKLTTKFWFSSMKKEDKVNPELIKSKISKTYIPLTAQLGSTTITVKEFLELEIGDIIMLDKHFKEPVDIIIDKKVKFRGIPGIKNNKYSVRITEVIYKGDEESE; this is encoded by the coding sequence TTGGCTGAAATATTATCGCAGAGCGAGATAGATGAACTATTAAAAGCTTTTAGTTCAGGTGGGTTAGATGTCCAAGAAATTGAAAAAGCAGAAGAAACTAAAAGTAAAAAGATAAGAAATTATGATTTTAGAAGGCCTAATAAATTTTCAAAAGAACAACTGCGAACTCTTCAAATGATTTTTGAAAATTTGTCAAGGTCTCTAACTTCCTTTTTGTCAGGATATTTGAGAACAATAGTAAATGTTACAGTGGTCTCTGTTGACCAGCTGACTTATTATGAGTTTAGTAATTCTTTAAACAATCCAGTTTTCATTGCTATTATTGATGCAGCTCCTTTAGAAGGCCCTTTTCTCTTGGAATTTAATAATAATACTACTTATGCAATACTTGATAGAATTTTGGGGGGAATGGGAAAAGGCGAGCTTTTGGATAGGGATTACACTGAGATCGAGATTAGCCTTTTGACTAAAATTGTAAAACAAATACTTCCACTTTTCAAGGAACCGTGGAGTAATATATTAGATATTAATCCCTCTTTAATAAGAGTGGAAACTAATTCGCAGTTTGCTCAAATAATATCTCCTAATGAGACTGTAGCTTTGTGTACTTTATCTATAAAAATCAATGAAACAGAAGGAATAATGAATTTTTGTATGCCTCATTTGACATTAGAACCTATTGTACCCAAATTAACGACGAAATTTTGGTTTTCTAGCATGAAAAAAGAAGATAAGGTAAATCCGGAACTTATAAAGAGTAAAATAAGCAAAACTTATATACCCCTTACTGCTCAACTTGGTTCTACAACCATTACTGTAAAAGAATTTTTGGAGCTTGAAATAGGAGATATAATTATGTTAGATAAACATTTCAAAGAGCCCGTAGACATAATAATCGATAAAAAAGTCAAATTCAGAGGTATACCTGGCATCAAAAATAACAAATACAGTGTAAGAATAACAGAAGTTATTTACAAAGGAGATGAAGAAAGTGAATGA
- a CDS encoding flagellar hook-length control protein FliK, translated as MSGILLDTELLPFAVVNVKPDGIKAATNSQKNLATKGDSPPKFSKVLNQQLQLAVKENGETLSSKIEKDKNIEEGQDAKFADIEDTLIKDVFNWLQYLINTLNVTGQMREGEQQSVGSQELVRVFQKEVGQLLQNFFQGKNLDIDKISQKISQLLEKNFGIKLQSDTIANAIKTGNFEEILSLYKNKNPDGEIAKVQESDMYVSRLQSSNAKEGKNNLTQVKEEDENLTQLNSQRLLSTVSKDNSTKSKNLPSNSNNEFFAIKKDGDFEQNQSFQQNDFAFLKHDTKIFDNQLIQQNSKFHQKPEIQIFDQIINNVILSKNEVSSTISIQLKPEFLGKLQINLKSIDGNIIATIITDSEKLKHQIESNLAILNSQLDLKGIKIDSFNVTVDKNMQFTSQYNGQQGFNDASKQQNMQKGYVNYLVYELPQTEEIDLPQQNYQISQDHIDVKA; from the coding sequence TTGAGTGGAATACTACTTGATACTGAATTGTTGCCATTTGCAGTAGTGAATGTAAAACCTGATGGAATCAAAGCAGCTACAAATTCACAAAAAAACTTAGCTACCAAAGGAGATAGTCCTCCTAAATTTTCAAAAGTGTTAAATCAACAATTGCAGTTAGCTGTTAAAGAAAATGGTGAAACTCTGTCCTCCAAAATCGAGAAAGATAAAAACATCGAAGAAGGTCAAGATGCAAAATTTGCTGATATAGAAGATACGCTGATTAAAGATGTTTTTAATTGGCTGCAATACTTAATAAATACTTTAAACGTAACAGGACAAATGAGGGAGGGCGAACAACAGTCAGTTGGCTCTCAGGAATTGGTTAGAGTTTTTCAAAAAGAAGTGGGACAACTGCTGCAGAATTTTTTTCAAGGCAAAAATTTGGATATTGACAAAATCTCTCAAAAAATTAGCCAACTTTTAGAGAAAAACTTCGGCATCAAATTGCAATCAGATACAATAGCTAACGCTATTAAAACCGGCAATTTTGAAGAAATTTTAAGTCTCTATAAAAATAAAAATCCTGATGGGGAAATTGCGAAAGTACAAGAATCAGATATGTACGTTTCTCGTTTACAATCCTCTAATGCTAAAGAAGGAAAAAATAATTTGACACAAGTTAAAGAAGAAGATGAGAATTTGACTCAATTAAATTCACAGCGTCTTTTGAGTACAGTCAGTAAGGATAACAGTACAAAATCAAAAAATTTACCATCAAATTCAAATAACGAATTCTTTGCAATTAAGAAAGACGGAGATTTTGAGCAAAATCAGTCGTTTCAACAAAATGACTTTGCATTTTTAAAACACGACACAAAAATCTTTGATAATCAATTAATACAACAAAACTCTAAATTCCATCAAAAACCTGAAATTCAAATTTTTGACCAAATAATAAACAACGTAATTCTTTCAAAAAATGAAGTTTCTTCGACTATTAGTATACAATTAAAACCAGAATTTTTAGGGAAACTTCAAATTAACCTTAAATCTATAGATGGTAACATCATCGCTACCATAATAACAGACAGCGAGAAGTTAAAACATCAGATTGAATCTAATTTAGCAATTTTAAATAGTCAGTTAGATTTAAAAGGAATTAAAATAGATAGTTTTAATGTGACAGTAGACAAAAATATGCAATTTACTTCTCAATACAATGGCCAGCAAGGTTTTAACGATGCATCAAAGCAGCAAAATATGCAAAAAGGATATGTCAATTACTTAGTTTATGAACTTCCACAAACAGAAGAGATAGATCTGCCACAACAAAATTATCAGATTTCACAAGACCATATTGACGTAAAAGCGTAG
- a CDS encoding response regulator: MSKIMIVDDAAFMRMMIKDIISKNNLGSVVEAENGAVAVEKYFQENPDLVIMDITMPEMDGIQAVKAIRAKDPNAKIIMCSAMGQQAMVIEAIQAGAKDFIVKPFQPDRVVEAIKKLLK; encoded by the coding sequence GTGAGCAAAATAATGATAGTTGACGATGCTGCTTTTATGAGGATGATGATTAAAGATATTATTTCAAAAAACAATTTAGGGAGTGTAGTAGAAGCCGAAAATGGTGCTGTAGCAGTAGAAAAATATTTTCAAGAAAATCCAGATCTGGTTATTATGGATATTACTATGCCGGAAATGGATGGAATACAAGCAGTAAAGGCAATCCGTGCAAAGGATCCCAATGCAAAAATAATAATGTGCTCTGCTATGGGGCAACAAGCTATGGTTATCGAGGCAATTCAAGCAGGAGCAAAAGATTTTATCGTAAAGCCTTTCCAACCTGATAGAGTAGTGGAAGCTATTAAAAAATTGTTGAAGTGA
- the fliY gene encoding flagellar motor switch phosphatase FliY: MNDFLSQEEINALLKGLTEESTENQVANLKELTEEEKDILGEIGNISFGTSATTLYTLLRNKVTITTPKVSVLSWEELKKEFNIPYVGVEVEYTEGLKGHNLLILKKEDVLKMTDLMMGGEGKVEDGEITDLHLSAIGEAMNQMIGSAATSLSTLLNKTINISPPKAFVVDFTASLPTDISFPEGDVVKIAFKMEVGEIIDSEIMQLLPLDFAKELVQSVLSKNEEKPSEVTFQEESSNVIIENDEKIVETANNISPGGKVTKKEQKVNVSPVVFQSFDEDSSSKGKKDKENLDLILDVPLTITVELGKTKKLIKDILELSEGSIIELDKLAGEPVDILANGKYIAKGEVVVIDENFGVRIIDIVHQSKRISNIE; encoded by the coding sequence GTGAATGACTTTTTATCACAAGAAGAAATAAATGCACTATTAAAGGGATTAACGGAGGAATCTACTGAAAACCAAGTTGCAAATTTAAAAGAATTAACAGAAGAAGAAAAAGATATATTAGGTGAAATTGGAAATATAAGTTTTGGCACTTCAGCCACTACTTTATATACTTTATTGAGAAATAAAGTTACTATTACTACTCCAAAAGTTTCAGTATTATCTTGGGAAGAGTTGAAAAAGGAATTTAATATTCCTTACGTGGGTGTTGAAGTAGAGTACACGGAAGGACTAAAAGGTCATAACCTTCTTATTTTAAAAAAAGAAGATGTACTTAAAATGACAGATTTGATGATGGGGGGAGAAGGAAAAGTAGAAGATGGAGAAATTACTGATCTGCATTTAAGTGCAATAGGAGAAGCCATGAACCAAATGATAGGTTCTGCTGCTACTTCCCTTTCTACCCTTCTCAATAAAACTATAAATATTTCACCGCCTAAAGCTTTTGTTGTTGATTTTACTGCCTCTTTGCCAACAGATATTTCATTTCCGGAAGGCGATGTAGTAAAAATTGCCTTTAAAATGGAAGTAGGAGAAATAATCGATAGTGAAATTATGCAGCTTTTGCCTCTTGATTTTGCTAAGGAACTAGTGCAAAGTGTTTTGTCGAAAAATGAAGAAAAACCATCAGAAGTGACTTTCCAAGAAGAGAGTTCTAATGTTATAATAGAAAATGATGAAAAGATTGTCGAAACAGCTAATAATATATCACCAGGGGGGAAAGTTACCAAGAAAGAACAGAAAGTCAATGTAAGTCCTGTAGTTTTTCAAAGCTTTGACGAAGATTCTTCTTCTAAAGGTAAAAAAGATAAAGAAAATTTAGATTTAATTTTAGATGTTCCTCTTACTATTACTGTCGAATTAGGCAAGACTAAAAAACTTATAAAAGATATTTTAGAATTAAGTGAAGGTTCTATTATTGAATTGGATAAATTGGCAGGTGAGCCAGTAGATATTTTGGCAAATGGAAAGTACATAGCTAAAGGGGAAGTAGTGGTAATTGATGAGAATTTTGGGGTTAGAATTATAGATATTGTTCATCAAAGCAAAAGAATTAGCAATATAGAATAA
- a CDS encoding flagellar basal body-associated FliL family protein, with translation MNTKTILIAVVAAVLSFGIAFVYFNNFAFTNKPKEITYYNYSPGGEFITNLKGDGKFVKATIELQVADKNILKTLEERNPQIRDLIIQILRGKTEQDVEGPEGQEKLKNDIKNEINKIIGEGKIVNVYFDEFIVQ, from the coding sequence ATGAATACAAAGACGATTCTTATAGCAGTAGTTGCGGCAGTTTTATCGTTTGGTATTGCTTTCGTATATTTTAATAATTTTGCATTTACTAACAAACCTAAAGAAATCACCTATTATAATTACTCTCCTGGCGGAGAATTTATAACTAATTTAAAGGGAGACGGAAAATTTGTCAAGGCAACAATAGAGTTGCAAGTTGCAGATAAAAATATTTTAAAAACCTTAGAAGAGAGGAATCCCCAGATTAGAGATTTGATAATCCAAATTTTAAGAGGAAAAACAGAACAAGATGTGGAAGGGCCTGAAGGACAGGAGAAGTTAAAAAACGATATAAAAAATGAGATAAATAAAATAATAGGTGAAGGAAAAATTGTAAATGTATATTTTGATGAATTTATTGTTCAATAG
- a CDS encoding MotE family protein — translation MQNEETQVKKRPKTRLIFLILLLVIIGGMAAIIYFNIGGSQTYLTKQLSKVPILKGLISQPSVQDKNAEIAKLTNELKAKEQQIADYEAKLKEKDDQINALKAELEKIQNESSTLKQQLENKQASLKDIATYYQNMDPQNAAQILNNMSDEDVIKILSYMNKDSASKILESLKADKAAKITNILLKNATMIP, via the coding sequence ATGCAAAATGAAGAAACACAAGTGAAAAAGCGGCCAAAAACGAGGCTAATATTTTTAATACTTTTGCTGGTGATTATAGGGGGCATGGCTGCGATAATTTACTTTAATATAGGGGGAAGTCAAACCTATCTAACAAAACAGTTATCAAAAGTTCCGATTTTAAAAGGCTTGATTTCTCAGCCATCAGTCCAGGACAAAAATGCAGAAATAGCAAAACTTACTAATGAATTAAAAGCAAAGGAACAACAAATTGCTGACTATGAGGCTAAGTTAAAAGAAAAAGATGACCAGATTAATGCTTTAAAAGCAGAATTAGAGAAAATACAGAATGAAAGTAGTACTTTAAAACAACAGTTAGAAAATAAGCAAGCTAGTTTAAAAGATATAGCTACTTATTATCAAAACATGGACCCTCAAAATGCAGCTCAAATTCTTAACAACATGTCAGATGAAGATGTAATAAAAATATTAAGTTACATGAATAAAGACAGTGCATCAAAAATATTAGAGTCATTAAAAGCAGATAAAGCAGCTAAAATAACTAATATTCTTTTAAAAAATGCTACAATGATTCCTTAG
- the flgD gene encoding flagellar hook assembly protein FlgD has protein sequence MDINTNYNITTVYTNRVTTSKDQLGKDDFLKLLVTQLKNQDPLNPMDDREFIAQLAQFSTLEQMQNMNSSFNAVRAINLIGKNIYATITDNNGNSQTVTGKVDVVYKQNGEYFLQVNGIDVPVDAVTAVSE, from the coding sequence GTGGATATAAATACCAATTACAATATTACAACTGTTTACACTAACAGAGTAACAACATCAAAAGACCAATTGGGAAAGGATGATTTTTTAAAACTTTTAGTCACCCAGCTAAAAAATCAAGATCCTTTAAATCCAATGGATGATAGAGAATTTATTGCACAATTGGCACAGTTTTCAACGTTAGAACAAATGCAAAACATGAATAGTAGCTTTAATGCGGTAAGAGCTATAAATTTGATAGGCAAAAATATATATGCTACCATTACTGACAATAATGGGAATTCTCAAACTGTGACAGGAAAAGTAGATGTTGTTTATAAGCAAAATGGAGAATACTTTTTACAAGTGAACGGCATAGATGTGCCAGTGGATGCTGTGACAGCTGTTTCAGAATGA
- a CDS encoding TIGR02530 family flagellar biosynthesis protein: protein MSEIVKIPQNLNVNYLAQRVAGNNGTSTAFKEVLNEKIDELKFSKHSLMRMEMRNVKITQKEYQKLLEAVNKANQKGIKDSLIIIDNKAFVVNLKSKTVITAMDGEMLKDSVFTNIDGAVII from the coding sequence ATGTCTGAGATAGTGAAAATCCCTCAAAACCTAAATGTCAATTACTTAGCCCAGAGAGTAGCAGGTAACAATGGGACTTCTACAGCCTTCAAAGAAGTTTTAAATGAAAAAATTGATGAACTAAAATTTTCAAAGCATTCACTTATGAGGATGGAAATGAGAAATGTTAAAATTACGCAGAAAGAATATCAAAAGCTTTTGGAGGCAGTAAACAAAGCTAACCAAAAAGGAATAAAGGATTCTCTAATCATAATAGATAACAAAGCCTTTGTAGTAAATTTAAAGTCTAAGACGGTTATAACGGCAATGGATGGAGAAATGTTAAAAGATAGTGTTTTTACAAATATAGACGGTGCTGTAATAATTTAA
- a CDS encoding flagellar FlbD family protein: MIYVTRLNNEEFIVNAELIEFIERTPDTVISLTTGKKIVVKETPEEIIQRVIEYKQKIFTKEVLE; the protein is encoded by the coding sequence ATGATTTATGTTACCCGTCTTAATAATGAAGAATTCATTGTCAACGCTGAGTTAATTGAATTCATAGAGAGAACACCAGATACGGTCATAAGCCTTACCACTGGTAAAAAAATAGTTGTAAAAGAAACGCCAGAGGAAATTATACAAAGAGTCATAGAATATAAGCAAAAAATTTTCACTAAAGAGGTGTTAGAATGA
- the fliI gene encoding flagellar protein export ATPase FliI translates to MSNMLDKYKKVLQEKRLIQYYGKVSQVIGLTIESTGPLSNIGEICNIKTINGNTILAEVVGFKEEKVYLMPLGNMEGIGAGSKVIATGQTLRINVGNELLGRVLDGLGNPIDGKGPIKFEKSIPINNVPPDPLERKRIREVIPLGIKAIDGLLTCGKGQRIGIFAGSGVGKSTLLGMMARNAKADLNVIALIGERGREVNEFLEKDLGEEGLKKSVVVVATSDTPALIRVKGAMTATAIAEYFRDQGLDVLLMMDSVTRFAMAQREVGLSIGEAPVSRGYTPSVFSVLPKLLERSGCSKKGSITALYTVLVDGDDLNEPIADAVRGILDGHIVLSRKLANKNHYPAIDVLASVSRVINDIITEEHKELIARFKDILATYTEAEDLINIGAYNFGSNPKIDEAIELNEKMNSFLRQRIDESYDFETTKQLLYESIKR, encoded by the coding sequence ATGAGTAATATGTTAGATAAATATAAAAAAGTTCTTCAAGAAAAAAGGCTAATTCAATATTATGGAAAAGTTTCTCAAGTAATAGGATTAACAATCGAAAGTACAGGGCCTCTTTCCAACATAGGAGAAATATGTAATATCAAGACTATTAACGGAAATACAATTTTGGCAGAAGTTGTAGGTTTTAAAGAAGAAAAAGTGTATCTCATGCCTTTAGGGAATATGGAGGGAATAGGAGCAGGCAGCAAAGTGATAGCTACAGGTCAAACACTTAGAATTAACGTAGGAAATGAACTTCTTGGAAGGGTATTAGACGGTTTGGGCAATCCTATAGATGGCAAAGGACCGATAAAATTTGAAAAATCTATTCCTATTAATAATGTGCCGCCTGATCCTTTAGAAAGGAAGCGAATTAGAGAAGTCATTCCTCTTGGTATAAAAGCGATAGATGGACTACTTACTTGCGGCAAAGGGCAGAGAATTGGTATTTTTGCAGGAAGTGGTGTAGGAAAAAGTACGTTATTAGGTATGATGGCAAGAAATGCTAAAGCTGATTTAAATGTAATAGCTCTTATAGGAGAAAGAGGAAGAGAGGTAAATGAATTTTTAGAAAAAGATTTAGGGGAAGAAGGTTTAAAAAAATCTGTAGTTGTAGTAGCTACTTCTGATACTCCAGCTCTTATAAGAGTAAAAGGCGCTATGACTGCAACTGCTATAGCTGAATATTTTAGAGACCAGGGGTTAGATGTTCTTTTGATGATGGATTCAGTAACTCGTTTTGCCATGGCTCAAAGAGAAGTAGGGCTTTCTATAGGGGAAGCTCCTGTTTCACGAGGTTATACTCCTTCTGTCTTTTCAGTTTTACCTAAGCTTTTAGAGCGATCTGGATGTTCTAAAAAAGGCTCTATTACAGCTCTTTACACTGTGCTAGTAGATGGGGATGATTTGAATGAGCCAATTGCTGACGCAGTAAGGGGTATACTCGATGGGCACATAGTTTTGTCAAGGAAACTGGCTAATAAAAACCATTATCCTGCTATTGATGTATTAGCAAGTGTTAGCAGGGTGATAAATGACATAATTACAGAAGAACATAAAGAACTAATAGCGAGGTTTAAAGATATTTTGGCGACTTACACAGAAGCGGAGGATTTAATAAATATAGGAGCATATAATTTTGGCAGTAATCCTAAAATTGATGAAGCTATTGAGCTAAATGAAAAAATGAATAGTTTCTTAAGGCAGAGAATAGACGAATCTTATGACTTTGAAACTACAAAACAACTTTTATACGAATCTATTAAAAGGTGA
- the fliO gene encoding flagellar biosynthetic protein FliO has protein sequence MSNGTEYVFQLIWYLIAFLLVIGAAFYITRFIGQSTLRYTRSTNLQVIDYIILGRDKGLYIVKVGDKFFLIGVSNNNITYLTEINKENIKVLTNDKDFVTNLNISIERLKLLKNRYLSKKDGEQK, from the coding sequence GTGTCTAATGGCACAGAATATGTTTTTCAATTGATATGGTATTTAATTGCTTTCCTTTTAGTAATTGGAGCGGCTTTCTATATAACCCGATTTATAGGACAAAGTACTTTAAGATATACTCGCTCTACTAATTTACAGGTGATAGACTATATTATTTTAGGTAGAGATAAAGGTTTATATATAGTGAAGGTAGGAGACAAATTTTTTCTTATAGGTGTGAGTAACAACAATATAACTTATCTTACAGAGATAAATAAAGAAAATATAAAAGTTCTAACTAATGATAAAGATTTTGTGACAAATTTGAATATTTCAATAGAGAGATTAAAACTGCTAAAAAACAGATATTTGTCTAAAAAAGATGGTGAGCAAAAATGA